TCGTTTCGTTTTTGCATTTTAACGTCCATcctcattttctttgattgctTCCTATTGGTCAGCGACCAAAAGGCGGCCATCATGGATTTCAAGGGGGGGTAGGGAAATGGTTTCTGCAACTTTGGTTTCTGCAACAACGCCTGCACCGGTCGAATCGGAAATCTAGAAAAAGCATGGTGTACCATGGAAAAAGTGTAGACCATATCATAATTACATAAATGCACCATGTATCAAAATTTATAGcaggggaaaacaacaacaacaagtgtGAAGAGACCAATTTTCCGCTGCTACCCACACAAAACTGATGATAAACAAAGAACAAATGTCACGTAGATAATTTGAAGGGGATCTCCCGAGGTgccaataaaaaaggtaacaaataTATCTGCTTAGTACATGTGGAGATATTCGTATCTCAGCTGTCTGTGTTATTTCATCATGTAGTACGTAGTTGTGcgttatttgtttatttgccAACACCAACATGATATCAGCATCAGGGCAAATCCAAGCGTCACTTGCTGcatgtgttttttatttttcgactATAATTTACTACATTTACCAATCCGCTCCGATGACCATCAGCACTAACAATCTCATTTACCCAACACGGCAACACCTTTTCAAATACTTATCGGCTTGGTCGTAGCCTATGGTTCACTACAAGATTATGTTGATTGTTTACTTTATTGGTTTGGATATGAGATCATCTGGCGAATCTAATATATTTGTTGCCTTATCGTTTTACATAAATAGTCGATGCCTCGGTATAAACACTCAATAATCGAGTCAAGTTCGGGAAATTGTAAGCCGGGCGTGTTTGAAATGGCGCATTTATTAGACGCAACTTTCATTTGCTTATTCTCTTTCCTGATTTTGAGCTGTTTCAGATCTTCTAACTCGTTTGACGCTGACGCAACAAATCTCCAAGAACAAATACAACAATTACGAGGAAATTATGTAAGTGTACCTTCTCAGTCAAACTCTAGCCAAGtcacttttactttttcttcccatACAATTCTGCATAAAAGCAAGTAATAATCAATAAGTGTgcttcttttcaatttgttattcGTAATAGGAACGCATGGAAGTAAAAGTCAGTGAACTGACGGAGAAAGTCACCCAATTGGAGACCCAACTTCATAAGGTAACTTCCTCACTCTTATCAAATCTTGTTCAAAGTGATTTCATAATTTATTTCCAAGGAAACATCAATCAAGACTAAAGTTCTCGGGAGTGAAAACGACATGAGAAGATCGTGCAGTGAGATCAAATCAGCATACCCTGAAATGGATTCAGGAATGTACTGGATCGATCCGGACGGCCAAGAAGTTGGCGACGACCCCATTGAAGTCCATTGTGACATGAATTTAGGTGACAATTAATGCACAATAACCCCTCAAATTGCCCCAAAATAGTATAAGAGATTGTTTATACTCCTAGGTATTACAAGTATTTTACACGACAGCGAAGAATACGTGGAAGTGGATAACTGTTACGATCCCGGATGCTACAGCAGAGACATTCACTATTCAGCCAGCGATAGGCAGATTACAAAGTTAATTGAGCTGTCAAACGAATGTCACCAGTACTTTGAAGTAGGTAACTCTATCCTAATTTCAAAAGACCACCTATACACATAAGCAGAGGAATTTGAttcctttattttaaatgaatgtGTGAATATAGTACGATTGCATCGAAGCACCGTTCGAGTTCGATGGCCAACAGGTTTCATGGTGGGACGACCGACATGGAGACCAGCAACACTTTTGGTCCGGAAAACACACAAGTGGTCACACATGTGACTGCGGCATCAACAGTAACTGTTTGGATTCATCCGCCGAAAAATGCAACTGTGACTCAAAATTATCATCCCCGCAATCCGATGAAGGTAATTGATTGCCTATAACGATaagatttattttctaattgtaaTTTAATGTCGTACCTTTCTATTCGATAACTGTGTAGGAATCATCACCGACAAGAGCATCTTACCAATCAAACGTCTTCATTTCGGCCATACCTCCACCGGATCTGGCGGACACACTCTGGGGAGATTTCAGTGCTCGGGCGAGACGGCGAATGAAATTGTTAACGAAAGGGCGAGCTCATGTGCAGACTTGAGAGCATTGGGGCATTCCTCTAGCGGATTCTATTTAGTCCAAGG
The sequence above is a segment of the Daphnia pulex isolate KAP4 chromosome 11, ASM2113471v1 genome. Coding sequences within it:
- the LOC124207776 gene encoding uncharacterized protein LOC124207776, with amino-acid sequence MAHLLDATFICLFSFLILSCFRSSNSFDADATNLQEQIQQLRGNYERMEVKVSELTEKVTQLETQLHKETSIKTKVLGSENDMRRSCSEIKSAYPEMDSGMYWIDPDGQEVGDDPIEVHCDMNLGITSILHDSEEYVEVDNCYDPGCYSRDIHYSASDRQITKLIELSNECHQYFEYDCIEAPFEFDGQQVSWWDDRHGDQQHFWSGKHTSGHTCDCGINSNCLDSSAEKCNCDSKLSSPQSDEGIITDKSILPIKRLHFGHTSTGSGGHTLGRFQCSGETANEIVNERASSCADLRALGHSSSGFYLVQGAEIVETVYCDFSKLQSEEGFETWVGYADLKPEPTHSGMPTSCADLRGIGHTSFSSGFYPIMGEKLVEMVYCEFPISPQKEVLEEWMGYADLKPEPTFAGLPRSCDDLLGIGHTTFSSGFYPILGETFVEMVYCNFDTSPKSTIDSQIDLGVIDVKSNSTFFYGQRTTPYVPKPGLTPNIPFDAPPYSPLNFNVLNIGSG